Within the Pseudomonas orientalis genome, the region TCACCCAGCGGCAGCAGGTTGAGTACCGACTGCGCGGCTTTGCTGGCGTGGCCGCTGCTGGCGTTGTCGATGGTCACGTGAAGGGTGAAGTAATAGGGGTCGATGCCCAGCTCGCTCAGTTCGTAGGCAGTGATCAGCAGGTGCAGCGGCAACTGCTCATAGCCCAGGTTGTAGCCGATGATTTCCGGCAGGAACTCCTCGGCACACAGGCCCAGGGCCAGTTGCAATGCGCCTTGCAGATAGTGGCCGTCCTCGAGCCCCGCCTCGCTGTCGGCATCATGCTCGCTGAGCAGCTTGCGATAGATCACCACATGGTTCTGTGCGGCTTCGCCGTCGCCCAACTCTTCAAGGTAAGTGGTCAGCAGACCGTCGAAGCGCTGATCCTGCCAATAGCGCAGCAGGCCATAGAGCCACGCACCGTCGACCTGTTTGGTCGGGGCCACGCGTTGCAGCACATACAGCGCGTGCGCCTTGTTGTGGAAGTAGCGGCGCGGCCGGCCTTGCTGGCGTTGCTCCAGGTACTCGGCGTAGGCCTGGGCCACGGCGGCGCAACGCTGTTCCACCCAGGCCGGCAACTGCTCGGGCACATCCGGGAGGTCGCTGACGGTCCCTTCCACCTGGGCCAATTGATCCCGCAGGTAATCACGCGCCACGTGCGTGGCATCCGCAGATTCACCGTACAGCTGTTGGTAGACCCGTTGATGGCGACCCTGGGCCGAGTCTGTGACAGAGGCCGGTTGGCCCGACAGCGCTGTGAGGAGTGTCATGGTGGCAGTTTCCGCAAAGTCCGTTACAACGGGCCAGCCTGCAAGGCGGCCCCGCAAAAGCGCTTGAACCACGCGCCTATAAAATGCAGAGCCTTGGGAGGTGCGGAAAATTCAAATGAGGTTGTTGAAGGGGGGATAAGCGGTAGCTGGGCAAAATGAAAATGTGGGAGGGGACTTGCCCCCGATAGCAGTGGATCAGTCAATGAATTCGTCACTGACACACCGCTATCGGGGGCAAGCCCCCTCCCACATTTTTTACATCCTGGGTTGCTGCTTTGTTATTTACGCGCCGCCTCCCACTGTTTGAGCAGGTCGTTGTAGTTCACGGTCTCGCCTTTGGGCTTCTCGTTGGCCAGTTTCGGTTTCGGCGCGCCAGGCTGGTCGAACCAGTATTGCGCGTCGCGCTCGGGGTTCATTTTCGGGCCGCACACCGGTTGCACCTTGGAACGTTCCAGGCGCGTCATGATCGCGTCCTGCTCCTTGGCCAGGTTGTCCAGCGCCTGTTGCGGGGTTTTCTCGCCGCTGGCGGCGGCGGCGATGTTGCTCCACCACAGTTGCGCCAGACGTGGATAGTCCGGCACGTTGGTGCCGGTCGGCGACCACTCGGTGCGGGCCGGGCTGCGGTAGAACTCCACCAGGCCGCCGAGTTTGGGGGCCATGTCGGTCATGGCCTGGGAGTTGATATCGGACTCACGAATCGGCGTGAGGCCGACGATGGTTTTCTTCAAGGACACGGTTTTGGAGGTGACGAACTGCGCGTAGAGCCAGGCCGCGAGTTTCTGTTTCTCCGGCGTCGACTTGAGGAAGGTCCAGGAACCCACGTCCTGATAGCCCTTCTTCATGCCCTTCTCCCAGTACGGCCCGACCGGCGACGGCGCCATGCGCCATTTCGGCGTACCGTCGGCGTTCACCACCGGCAGGCCCGGCTTGACCATGTCCGCAGTAAACGCGGTATACCAGAAGATTTGCTGCGCAATGTTGCCCTGGGACGGCACCGGACCGGATTCGGAGAAGGTCATGCCCGCCGCTTCCGGTGGCGCATAGGCCTTCATCCAGTCCACGTATTTCTGCGTGGCGAACACCGCCGCCGGGCCGTTGGTGTCGCCGCCGCGGGTCACGCTGGAGCCCACCGGGTGGCAGTCCTCCACGCGAATGCCCCACTCGTCCACCGGCAGGCCGTTGGGCAAACCCTTGTCGCCGCCACCGGCCATGGAGAACCAGGCATCGGTGAAACGCCAGCCCAGGGAGGGGTCTTTCTTGCCGTAGTCCATGTGCCCATAGACGCGCTTGCCGTCGATCTCCTTGACGTCTTCGCTGAAGAATTTGGCGATGTCTTCATACGCGGACCAGTTCACCGGCACGCCGAGCTCGTAGCCGTACTTTTCCTTGAACTTGGCTTTCAGCTCCGGGCGCTCGAACCAGTCGGCGCGGAACCAGTATAGGTTGGCGAACTGCTGGTCGGGCAGCTGGTAGATCTTGCCGTCCGGCGCAGTGGTGAAAGACAGGCCAATGAAGTCCTTGAGGTCCAGGGTCGGCGAGGTAAAGTCCTTGCCTTCGTTGGCCATCAGGTCGGTGATGGATTCGGTCTTGCCGTAGCGAAAGTGCGTGCCGATCAGGTCCGAGTCGTTGACCCAGCCGTCATAGATATTCTTGTCCGATTGCATCTGGGTTTGCAGCTTCTCCACCACGTCGCCTTCCTGCAGCAGGTCGTGGGTCAGCTTGATCCCGGTGATTTCGCTGAAGGCCTTGGCCAGCACCTTGGATTCATATTCGTGGGTGGTGAGGGTTTCCGACACCACGTTGATCTTCATCCCACGGAAGGGTTCGGCGGCCTTGATAAACCACTTCAATTCCTCAAGCTGCTGGGCTTCGGTGAGCGTGGACGGTTTGAACTCGCTGCCGATCCATTTTTTCGCCGCATCTTCATACGCATCCGCCCAGGCCGAAGCGCTCAAACCACTGAGGGCCAGTACGGCGGCCAATGAAATGCTATGTCGCAGCTTATTGTTTTTATTCAACATAGAGACCTCCAGGTTAATTTCACACGGGACTCGCAGACACCCCTCTCTTGTAGGAGCGAGCTTGCTCGCGAAAAACTCACAAACACCGCGGGCTACCAGAAGCACTGCGTTATCGTTGACGATTTTCGCGAGCACGCTCGCTCCTACAGGGTGGTGCACACCTAGCCCCAACGCATCACACTCAACAGCCATACCAGGGAGAGCGCGGACGCCACCCAGATGCTCCAGTCGGTAACGCCGATGACCAGCAAATGCAGGTAGGCGCTGCCGAGAAGACCGATAAACAAGCGATCACCACGGGTGGTGCTGATCGGCAGAAAACCGCGCCGAGGGATACTCGGCGAGCGCAACTCCCAGGTGGTCATGCCCGCCAGAATCAGCGCGATGCCGCCAAAGAACAGGGCTGTGGGGGTGGTCCAGGCCATCCATTCCATCATTGATTCCTCTAGACCCGGCCCAGGGCAAAGCCCTTGGCCACGTGGTTACGAACAAACCAGATCACCAGCATGCCCGGCAGGATGGTCAACACCCCCGCCGCCGCCAGCACGCCCCAATCGATACCCGAGGCCGACACCGTGCGGGTCATCACCGCCGCGATGGGCTTGGCATTGACCGAGGTCAGCGTGCGCGCCAACAACAGTTCGACCCAGGAAAACATGAAGCAGAAAAACGCCGTCACCCCGATGCCGGAGCCGATCAGCGGGATGAAAATCTTCACGAAGAACTTGGGAAACGAGTAGCCATCGATGTAGGCGGTTTCGTCGATTTCCTTGGGCACGCCGGACATGAAACCCTCAAGAATCCACACCGCCAACGGCACGTTGAACAAACAATGCGCCAGCGCCACTGCGATATGGGTATCGAACAGGCCGATGGACGAATACAGCTGGAAAAACGGCAGCAAAAATACCGCCGGCGGCGCCATGCGGTTGGTCAGCAGCCAGAAGAACAGGTGCTTGTCGCCGAGGAAACGGTAGCGCGAAAACGCGTAGGCTGCCGGCAACGCCACGCTCAGGGAGATCACCGTGTTCAGGCTCACGTAGTACAGCGAGTTGAGGTAGCCGGTGTACCAGCTGGGGTCGGTGAGGATCACCTTGTAGTTGGCCAGGGTGAAATCCTGCGGAAACAGGGTCAGCCCGCCGAGGATTTCGGTGTTGCTCTTGAAGGACATGTTCAGCAGCCAGTAGATCGGCACCAGCAGGAACAGGATGTAAACCAGTAGCGGGATAACTTTCTTCATAAACGTAAGACGCTTGCTCATGTTGGCGGCCTCAGCGGTTGGCATCGGAATGGGTCATGGCGGTGTAGAACAGCCAGGACACCAACAGGATGATCAGGAAGTACACCAGGGAAAACGCCGCCGCCGGGCCCAGGTCGAATTGGCCCACGGCCATCTGGGTCAAGGTCTGACTCAAAAATGTGGTGGCATTACCCGGCCCGCCACCGGTGAGTACGAACGGCTCGGTGTAGATCATGAAGCTGTCCATGAAGCGCAGCATCACCGCAATCAACAGCACGCTTTTCATCTTCGGCAGCTGGATATGTCGGAACACCGCCCAGGCCGATGCGCGATCGATGCGCGCCGCCTGGTAGTACACATCCGGAATCGCGCGCAGCCCCGAGTAGCACAGCAGCGCCACCAGAGATGTCCAGTGCCACACATCCATCACCAGCACGGTGACCCAGGCGTCCGCCGTGTTGGCCGCGTAGTTGTAGCTGATGCCCAGCGCATTGAGGCTGTAACCGAGCAGGCCGATATCGGCGCGCCCGAAGATCTGCCAGATGGTGCCGACCACGTTCCACGGGATCAGCAGGGGGATCGCCAGCACAATCAGCACCAGCGACGACCAGCGGCCCTTGGTCGGCATGGTCAGGGCGATGGCGATGCCCAGGGGGATTTCGATCAGCAGCACACAGGCCGAATAGATGAACTGGCGCAGCAGCGAGTCATGCAGGCGTGGGTCGAGCAGCACCTGTTTGTACCAGTCGGCGCCGACGAAGTAGCGGCTGGACTGGTCAAAAATATCCTGCACCGAGTAGTTGACCACAGTCATCATCGGGATCACGGCACTGAACGCCACCAGCAGGAACACCGGCAGCACCAGCCACCAGGCCTTGTTGTTCTGCACCTTGTTCATGGCAGCACCTCCAGCAGGTAATCATCGGCGTAGAGCATCAGCCATTGCGCGGGGAAGCTGATGCAGGCGCGGCCTTCGGGCACTGGTTTGTCTTCGGCCAGGCGCACTTTGAGCGTGGCGCCGTCGAGGTTGAGGGTCATGATCTTGTAGGTGCCCAGGTCTTCCACGTGGGTGACGTCGGCCTGCAGCGCGTCAGGGTTGGGCTCGTCCCACACGTGGATGAACTCCGGACGAATACCCACCTGCAGCTTTTTGTAATCGGTGGTCTCGAGGCGTCGCTGCAAGGCTTCGGACAGTGGCAGGTGGGTGCCGGCAAACCGCACCCCGCCCGTCTCGGCCTGCACCTCGATCAGATTCATCCCGGGGCTGCCGATGAAATAGCCGACAAAGGTGTGGCTGGGGCGCTCGAACAATTCGCGCGGCGTGCCGAACTGCACGATCTGCCCGCCGTACATCACCGCGATCTTGTCGGCGAAGGTAGAGGCTTCCAACTGGTCGTGGGTGACGTAGACCATGGTGATATTGAACTGCTCGTGGATCTGCTTGAGCTTGCGCCGCAGTTTCCACTTCAGGTGCGGGTCGATCACCGTCAGCGGCTCATCGAACAGGATTGCCGAGACGTCGTCGCGCACCAGGCCACGGCCCATGGAGACTTTCTGTTTTTCGTCAGCGGTCAGGTTGCGGGCTTTTTTGCTCAGCAGGTTCTGCAGGTCGAGGACCTCGGCGATTTCCTGCACCTTGCTGTGAATTTTCGCCTCGGCCATGCCCTGGTTGCGCAGCGGAAACGCCAGGTTGTCGAACACCGTCATGGTGTCGTACACCACCGGGAACTGGAACACCTGGGCGATGTTGCGCTTCTCCGGGGTGAGGTCGTTGACCACCTGGGTATCGAACAACACCTGGCCCTCGGACGGGCTGAGCAGGCCGGAGATGATATTGAGCAGGGTCGACTTGCCGCAGCCCGACGGCCCGAGCAAGGCGTAGGCACCGCCCTGCTCCCACACGTGGTTCATTTCCCGAATGGCGTAGTCTTCCGGCCCATTCGGCGTCGGACTGTAGCTGTGCGCCAGGTTGCGCAAATGGATCTCGGCCATCAGGCAACCCTCGCAATACGGCGCCCGGGGGCCTGGACCAAACGGCCCTGGCCATCGAACACAAACAGTTTATGGGTGGGGATATACACGCGGATCGGCGCGTCGACGTCGTACTCATGCACCCCAGGCAAGTGCAGCACCAGCAGGAAATGTTCGCTGCGCACGTGCAGGAAGGTTTCCGAACCGCTGATTTCAGCCACCTCCACGGTCACCGCCAGTTCCAGGTCATCGTCGTTGCTGGGTACCAGGCTGATATGGCTGGGGCGCACGCCGAAACGGAATTCGCCTTCGCCGATGGGACGCAGGTCGACATTCAGCGGAAAGTGCACGAAGTTGGCGAAGCTCACTTCATTGCCACTGATGCGCCCCGGCATCAGGTTGATCGGCGGCTCGGAAAACAGCTCGGCCGCCAGTACGGTCTGCGGCTGGTGATAGACCTCGGCGGCCTTGCCGCTCTGGATCACCCGGCCCTCGTGAAGAATGGTGGTGGTACCGCCCAGCGCCAGGGCTTCGTTGGGTTCGGTGGTGGCGTAAATGGCGATGGTGTGGCGCGCCTTGAACAGTTCGCGCATTTCCTGGCGCAGTTCTTCGCGCAACTTGTAGTCCAGGTTGACCAGAGGCTCATCGAACAGGATCAACTCGGCGTCCTTGACCAGGGCCCGGGCCATGGCCGTACGCTGCTGCTGGCCGCCGGACAGTTCCAGCGGGTGGCGTTGCAGGAATTTCTCGATACGCAGCATCCGCGCCGTTTCCAGCACCTTGCTCTGGATCAGCTCATTGGACACACCGGCCTGGCGCAAGGGCGAGGCGATGTTCTCGAACACGGTCATGGTCGGGTAGTTGATGAACTGCTGATAGACCATCGACACGTTGCGCAGGCGTACCGGCTTTTGCGTGACATCCACACCGTTCATCAGGATGCGGCCGCTGTCGGGCTTGTCCAGCCCGGCCATCAGGCGCATCAGACTGGTCTTGCCGGACAGCGTGCGACCGAGCAATACGTTGAAGGAACCGGGTTCGAAACGCAGGGTGGCGTCGTCGATCCAGGTTTGACCTTCAACAACGCGGGAGACATGTTCCAGGGTCAATGACATGACACGACCTTTTTATTATTGGAATGAATCTGGCCAGTTGTCAGAGCGAGTTTCGTGCCAAGGATGGCAGGTGATTGATTCACAAGGGAATGGGCTCAGAGGCATGTTCAAGCGTGAATAAAATGAACAGTTCAGGCTGAACAATTGAACAGATTTGCAGTTGACAATGAACAGTTGTGAACAACACTTTATGGGCGATGAAGATCAAATGTGGGAGGGGGCTTGCCCCCGATGGCGGTACATCAGTAACGGAAGTGCTGACTGATACACCGCTATCGGGGGCAAGCCCCCTCCCACATGGGTCTGGTTACATCCGTTGGATTGTGTAAGCCCAATAACAATAAAAAGAAGGTCACCCATGGCCGAACCACTGGCTCACGACACCATCATCCAGGACTCCTGGCGCCGTTGCCGCGCGTTCGGGCTGGATCACCAAAGCGTCCCCAGCTTCGATCAGTTGCCCGCCGAGGGCATTCGGCAGTTGCTGGAGAGCCAGCATTCACTGGTGCAGACCACCCACCAGGAGGTGCTGCCCTACTACGAAAACATCCTGAGCAATTCCAACTGCCTGATCATGCTCGCCGACAACCAGGGCCAGGTCCTGACGTCGTGGGGCACCCAGCGGTTTATCGAACCCGGGCTGGCCCGTGGTTTCAGCGCAGGCGCCAGCTGGATGGAGCGCGCCAGCGGCACCAATGCCATCGGCACCGCCCTGGCCTGCGCCCAGGCGGTGCATATCGAACACGACGAACACTTCCTCAAGGCCAATCGCTTCATGACCGGTTCGGCGGCGCCGATTTTCGACGCCCAACGCGAGATCATTGCGGTGCTGGATGTGTCCAGCGACAGCTACCTGCCGCCCTCCCACACCCTGGGCATGGTCAAGATGATGAGCCAGACCGTGGAGAACCGGCTGATCCTCAACCTGTTTCGCGGCGAGCATTTCCAGCTGACGTTCAACACCGGCCTGAGCAACCTCGACAGCCAGTGGGCGGGCCTGCTGATCTTTGATGAAAGCGGCCAGGTGCTGTCGGCCAACCGCCGCGCAGACAACCTGCTGGGCATCAGTTTGTCGCGGGTGATGATCGACAGCCTGTTCAAGGTATCGCTGCTGGAGTTGTTGAACCAGCCGCAGGGGCTGCCGTTTTCCCTGCAGGCGCCGGGACGCAATCGCTTCCAGTGCCTGCTCAAGCGGCCCCGGCAAACGCCGGTACAGGCGCGGGTGTTCAATCCGCCTGCGCCGTCGAAGCCAACCGCCGTTAGCCTCACCACCCTGCATTTCGGCGATGCGCGTGTGGAAAAAGCCGTGCGCCAGGCCGAGCGCCTGCTGGAAAAGGACATTCCGTTGTTGATCCACGGCGAAACCGGCGTGGGCAAGGAGGTGTTCGTCAAGGCCCTGCACCAGGCCAGTTCACGCAGCCGGCAGGCACTGATCGCAGTGAACTGTGCGGCCATTCCGGCTGAGCTGGTGGAATCGGAACTGTTTGGCTATGAAAAAGGTGCATTCACCGGCGCCAATCAAAAAGGCAGCATCGGCCTGATCCGCAAGGCCGACAAGGGCACACTGTTTCTTGATGAAATCGGCGATATGCCGTTGCCGACCCAGGCCCGCCTGCTGCGGGTGCTGCAGGAGCGGTGCGTGCAACCGGTGGGCAGCAGTGAGGTGTTCGCGGTGGACCTGCGCATCATCTCGGCGACCAACCGCGCGCTACGGGAACTGGTACAGGCCGGGCGCTTTCGTGAGGACTTGTATTACCGCATCGGCGGCCTGACCCTGGAGCTGCCGCCGTTGCGCGAGCGCAGCGACAAGCAGGCGCTGTTCCAGCAACTGTGGCAGCAACACCGCGAGCCCACCCAATGGGCCGGGCTGAGTGGCGAGGTGCTCAAGCTGTTCGACCAGCATCCGTGGCCGGGCAATTTGCGTCAGGTGAGCAGTGTGTTGCAGGTGGCGTTGGCGATGGCCGAAGAACAGCCGATTCGCCCGGAGCACCTGCCCGATGACTTTTTTTCCGACTTGAAACAGGCGGCGCCGCTGTCCAGCCGCGAACGCCTGGATGACAACCTTGACCTCAACCAACGCCTGGCCGCCGCGGGCGGCAACATTTCCCACCTGGCGCGGGAGCTGGGCGTGAGCCGAAATACCCTCTATA harbors:
- a CDS encoding iron-containing redox enzyme family protein, which gives rise to MTLLTALSGQPASVTDSAQGRHQRVYQQLYGESADATHVARDYLRDQLAQVEGTVSDLPDVPEQLPAWVEQRCAAVAQAYAEYLEQRQQGRPRRYFHNKAHALYVLQRVAPTKQVDGAWLYGLLRYWQDQRFDGLLTTYLEELGDGEAAQNHVVIYRKLLSEHDADSEAGLEDGHYLQGALQLALGLCAEEFLPEIIGYNLGYEQLPLHLLITAYELSELGIDPYYFTLHVTIDNASSGHASKAAQSVLNLLPLGEGREDFYRRVAAGYRLNDLGPGTTAVIEGFDLQDEVMAMLERKRSFGQHMHSDYCRFEGKTVNQWLAKPGQMGEFLRAMEEKGWIKRNQDPAESRFWQLIEGAGAAMFGVFSGYEKQVLHDWIAGDWIGTQRVTPVRPGRGSRFSREQHRPADPDTQALVESLWSLPDEQQLGALIPWMSARRHCSPAGLYATRRFIQLRARLR
- a CDS encoding ABC transporter substrate-binding protein, which translates into the protein MLNKNNKLRHSISLAAVLALSGLSASAWADAYEDAAKKWIGSEFKPSTLTEAQQLEELKWFIKAAEPFRGMKINVVSETLTTHEYESKVLAKAFSEITGIKLTHDLLQEGDVVEKLQTQMQSDKNIYDGWVNDSDLIGTHFRYGKTESITDLMANEGKDFTSPTLDLKDFIGLSFTTAPDGKIYQLPDQQFANLYWFRADWFERPELKAKFKEKYGYELGVPVNWSAYEDIAKFFSEDVKEIDGKRVYGHMDYGKKDPSLGWRFTDAWFSMAGGGDKGLPNGLPVDEWGIRVEDCHPVGSSVTRGGDTNGPAAVFATQKYVDWMKAYAPPEAAGMTFSESGPVPSQGNIAQQIFWYTAFTADMVKPGLPVVNADGTPKWRMAPSPVGPYWEKGMKKGYQDVGSWTFLKSTPEKQKLAAWLYAQFVTSKTVSLKKTIVGLTPIRESDINSQAMTDMAPKLGGLVEFYRSPARTEWSPTGTNVPDYPRLAQLWWSNIAAAASGEKTPQQALDNLAKEQDAIMTRLERSKVQPVCGPKMNPERDAQYWFDQPGAPKPKLANEKPKGETVNYNDLLKQWEAARK
- a CDS encoding DUF2160 domain-containing protein; translation: MEWMAWTTPTALFFGGIALILAGMTTWELRSPSIPRRGFLPISTTRGDRLFIGLLGSAYLHLLVIGVTDWSIWVASALSLVWLLSVMRWG
- a CDS encoding carbohydrate ABC transporter permease — translated: MKKVIPLLVYILFLLVPIYWLLNMSFKSNTEILGGLTLFPQDFTLANYKVILTDPSWYTGYLNSLYYVSLNTVISLSVALPAAYAFSRYRFLGDKHLFFWLLTNRMAPPAVFLLPFFQLYSSIGLFDTHIAVALAHCLFNVPLAVWILEGFMSGVPKEIDETAYIDGYSFPKFFVKIFIPLIGSGIGVTAFFCFMFSWVELLLARTLTSVNAKPIAAVMTRTVSASGIDWGVLAAAGVLTILPGMLVIWFVRNHVAKGFALGRV
- a CDS encoding carbohydrate ABC transporter permease produces the protein MNKVQNNKAWWLVLPVFLLVAFSAVIPMMTVVNYSVQDIFDQSSRYFVGADWYKQVLLDPRLHDSLLRQFIYSACVLLIEIPLGIAIALTMPTKGRWSSLVLIVLAIPLLIPWNVVGTIWQIFGRADIGLLGYSLNALGISYNYAANTADAWVTVLVMDVWHWTSLVALLCYSGLRAIPDVYYQAARIDRASAWAVFRHIQLPKMKSVLLIAVMLRFMDSFMIYTEPFVLTGGGPGNATTFLSQTLTQMAVGQFDLGPAAAFSLVYFLIILLVSWLFYTAMTHSDANR
- a CDS encoding ABC transporter ATP-binding protein; this encodes MAEIHLRNLAHSYSPTPNGPEDYAIREMNHVWEQGGAYALLGPSGCGKSTLLNIISGLLSPSEGQVLFDTQVVNDLTPEKRNIAQVFQFPVVYDTMTVFDNLAFPLRNQGMAEAKIHSKVQEIAEVLDLQNLLSKKARNLTADEKQKVSMGRGLVRDDVSAILFDEPLTVIDPHLKWKLRRKLKQIHEQFNITMVYVTHDQLEASTFADKIAVMYGGQIVQFGTPRELFERPSHTFVGYFIGSPGMNLIEVQAETGGVRFAGTHLPLSEALQRRLETTDYKKLQVGIRPEFIHVWDEPNPDALQADVTHVEDLGTYKIMTLNLDGATLKVRLAEDKPVPEGRACISFPAQWLMLYADDYLLEVLP
- a CDS encoding ABC transporter ATP-binding protein, with translation MSLTLEHVSRVVEGQTWIDDATLRFEPGSFNVLLGRTLSGKTSLMRLMAGLDKPDSGRILMNGVDVTQKPVRLRNVSMVYQQFINYPTMTVFENIASPLRQAGVSNELIQSKVLETARMLRIEKFLQRHPLELSGGQQQRTAMARALVKDAELILFDEPLVNLDYKLREELRQEMRELFKARHTIAIYATTEPNEALALGGTTTILHEGRVIQSGKAAEVYHQPQTVLAAELFSEPPINLMPGRISGNEVSFANFVHFPLNVDLRPIGEGEFRFGVRPSHISLVPSNDDDLELAVTVEVAEISGSETFLHVRSEHFLLVLHLPGVHEYDVDAPIRVYIPTHKLFVFDGQGRLVQAPGRRIARVA
- a CDS encoding sigma-54-dependent Fis family transcriptional regulator, whose amino-acid sequence is MAEPLAHDTIIQDSWRRCRAFGLDHQSVPSFDQLPAEGIRQLLESQHSLVQTTHQEVLPYYENILSNSNCLIMLADNQGQVLTSWGTQRFIEPGLARGFSAGASWMERASGTNAIGTALACAQAVHIEHDEHFLKANRFMTGSAAPIFDAQREIIAVLDVSSDSYLPPSHTLGMVKMMSQTVENRLILNLFRGEHFQLTFNTGLSNLDSQWAGLLIFDESGQVLSANRRADNLLGISLSRVMIDSLFKVSLLELLNQPQGLPFSLQAPGRNRFQCLLKRPRQTPVQARVFNPPAPSKPTAVSLTTLHFGDARVEKAVRQAERLLEKDIPLLIHGETGVGKEVFVKALHQASSRSRQALIAVNCAAIPAELVESELFGYEKGAFTGANQKGSIGLIRKADKGTLFLDEIGDMPLPTQARLLRVLQERCVQPVGSSEVFAVDLRIISATNRALRELVQAGRFREDLYYRIGGLTLELPPLRERSDKQALFQQLWQQHREPTQWAGLSGEVLKLFDQHPWPGNLRQVSSVLQVALAMAEEQPIRPEHLPDDFFSDLKQAAPLSSRERLDDNLDLNQRLAAAGGNISHLARELGVSRNTLYKRLRQHEG